The Mercurialis annua linkage group LG2, ddMerAnnu1.2, whole genome shotgun sequence genome contains a region encoding:
- the LOC126670251 gene encoding probable serine/threonine-protein kinase PBL16 isoform X2 yields MGNCWCRWEPSIYRVSSNAKSESPKDEKPRNDNRKLPSNPEEVEDLRRDSAANPLIAFTYDELKIITANFRPDSVLGGGGFGSVYKGIITEDLREGFEPLPVAVKVHDGDNSYQGHREWLAEVIFLGQLSHPNLVKLIGYCCENEHRVLIYEYMARGSVENNLFSRILLPLPWNVRMKIAFGAAKGLAFLHEAEKPVIYRDFKTSNILLDAEYNAKLSDFGLAKDGPMGDKTHVSTRIMGTYGYAAPEYIMTGHLTPRSDVYSFGVVLLELVTGRKSLEKSLPAREQNLTDWAVPLLKEKKKILNIVDPRLEGDYPIKGVHKAAMLAYHCLNRNPKARPLMRDIVDSLEPLQVSEDASIGKSVITVISVTDGEFKRKEDIVL; encoded by the exons atggGAAATTGTTGGTGTAGATGGGAACCTTCAATATACAGAGTCTCTTCAAATGCAAAATCAG AATCTCCAAAAGATGAGAAACCAAGAAATGATAATAGAAAGCTGCCATCAAATCCTGAGGAAGTAGAAGACCTGCGTCGCGATTCAGCAGCAAATCCATTGATTGCATTTACCTATGATGAACTAAAGATTATCACTGCAAACTTTCGGCCAGACAGCGTGCTGGGCGGAGGTGGATTCGGAAGTGTTTATAAGGGCATCATTACGGAGGATTTAAGAGAGGGGTTTGAGCCACTTCCGGTTGCTGTCAAGGTTCATGATGGTGACAATAGCTACCAAGGCCACAGGGAATGGCTG GCAGAAGTCATATTTCTGGGGCAGCTGTCTCATCCAAATTTGGTGAAACTGATTGGATATTGCTGTGAAAATGAACATCGCGTTTTGATATATGAATATATGGCTCGGGGTAGCGTTGAAAACAATCTGTTTTCAA GAATATTGCTTCCTCTTCCATGGAATGTTAGAATGAAGATTGCATTTGGTGCAGCAAAAGGACTTGCCTTCCTCCATGAAGCTGAAAAACCTGTTATCTACCGTGATTTTAAGACGTCTAACATTCTGCTTGATGCG GAGTATAATGCAAAGCTCTCCGACTTTGGTCTCGCGAAAGATGGACCAATGGGAGACAAAACTCATGTTTCCACACGTATAATGGGAACATACGGCTACGCAGCACCCGAATATATAATGACAG GCCATCTGACGCCTAGGAGCGACGTATACAGCTTCGGTGTGGTTCTTCTTGAGCTTGTGACAGGGCGAAAATCGTTGGAGAAATCGCTACCTGCTCGAGAGCAGAACCTTACAGATTGGGCAGTCCCATTgctgaaagaaaaaaagaaaatactaAACATAGTAGATCCAAGACTAGAGGGAGATTATCCTATTAAAGGAGTTCACAAGGCAGCAATGCTAGCATATCATTGCTTGAACCGAAATCCAAAAGCGAGGCCTCTAATGAGAGACATAGTCGACTCATTGGAGCCTCTGCAGGTCTCCGAAGACGCGTCGATCGGGAAGTCTGTGATTACTGTAATTAGTGTAACAGATGGTGAGttcaaaagaaaagaagatATAGTACTGTAG
- the LOC126670251 gene encoding probable serine/threonine-protein kinase PBL16 isoform X1 encodes MGNCWCRWEPSIYRVSSNAKSESPKDEKPRNDNRKLPSNPEEVEDLRRDSAANPLIAFTYDELKIITANFRPDSVLGGGGFGSVYKGIITEDLREGFEPLPVAVKVHDGDNSYQGHREWLAEVIFLGQLSHPNLVKLIGYCCENEHRVLIYEYMARGSVENNLFSRILLPLPWNVRMKIAFGAAKGLAFLHEAEKPVIYRDFKTSNILLDASRTVRCFWKIAYIYEFMHKQEYNAKLSDFGLAKDGPMGDKTHVSTRIMGTYGYAAPEYIMTGHLTPRSDVYSFGVVLLELVTGRKSLEKSLPAREQNLTDWAVPLLKEKKKILNIVDPRLEGDYPIKGVHKAAMLAYHCLNRNPKARPLMRDIVDSLEPLQVSEDASIGKSVITVISVTDGEFKRKEDIVL; translated from the exons atggGAAATTGTTGGTGTAGATGGGAACCTTCAATATACAGAGTCTCTTCAAATGCAAAATCAG AATCTCCAAAAGATGAGAAACCAAGAAATGATAATAGAAAGCTGCCATCAAATCCTGAGGAAGTAGAAGACCTGCGTCGCGATTCAGCAGCAAATCCATTGATTGCATTTACCTATGATGAACTAAAGATTATCACTGCAAACTTTCGGCCAGACAGCGTGCTGGGCGGAGGTGGATTCGGAAGTGTTTATAAGGGCATCATTACGGAGGATTTAAGAGAGGGGTTTGAGCCACTTCCGGTTGCTGTCAAGGTTCATGATGGTGACAATAGCTACCAAGGCCACAGGGAATGGCTG GCAGAAGTCATATTTCTGGGGCAGCTGTCTCATCCAAATTTGGTGAAACTGATTGGATATTGCTGTGAAAATGAACATCGCGTTTTGATATATGAATATATGGCTCGGGGTAGCGTTGAAAACAATCTGTTTTCAA GAATATTGCTTCCTCTTCCATGGAATGTTAGAATGAAGATTGCATTTGGTGCAGCAAAAGGACTTGCCTTCCTCCATGAAGCTGAAAAACCTGTTATCTACCGTGATTTTAAGACGTCTAACATTCTGCTTGATGCG AGCAGAACTGTTAGATGTTTCTGGAAGATTGCTTACATTTACGAGTTTATGCACAAACAGGAGTATAATGCAAAGCTCTCCGACTTTGGTCTCGCGAAAGATGGACCAATGGGAGACAAAACTCATGTTTCCACACGTATAATGGGAACATACGGCTACGCAGCACCCGAATATATAATGACAG GCCATCTGACGCCTAGGAGCGACGTATACAGCTTCGGTGTGGTTCTTCTTGAGCTTGTGACAGGGCGAAAATCGTTGGAGAAATCGCTACCTGCTCGAGAGCAGAACCTTACAGATTGGGCAGTCCCATTgctgaaagaaaaaaagaaaatactaAACATAGTAGATCCAAGACTAGAGGGAGATTATCCTATTAAAGGAGTTCACAAGGCAGCAATGCTAGCATATCATTGCTTGAACCGAAATCCAAAAGCGAGGCCTCTAATGAGAGACATAGTCGACTCATTGGAGCCTCTGCAGGTCTCCGAAGACGCGTCGATCGGGAAGTCTGTGATTACTGTAATTAGTGTAACAGATGGTGAGttcaaaagaaaagaagatATAGTACTGTAG
- the LOC126667484 gene encoding chaperonin 60 subunit beta 2, chloroplastic — translation MASSFTAMSSVGSLVAPSVDKKLASTSNRLSSFASISATSLDRRHNVVLRKSRTLKVSAMAKELHFNKDGSAIKKLQTGVNKLADLVGVTLGPKGRNVVLESKYGSPKIVNDGVTVAKEVELEDPVENIGAKLVRQAAAKTNDLAGDGTTTSVVLAQGLIAEGVKVVAAGANPVLITRGIEKTSKALVAELKLMSKEVEDSELADVAAVSAGNNHEVGKMIAEAMSKVGRKGVVTLEEGKSADNHLYVVEGMQFDRGYISPYFVTDSEKMAVEFEGCKLLLVDKKITNARDLINVLEDAIRGGYPILIIAEDIEQEALATLVVNKLRGSLKIAALKAPGFGERKSQYLDDIAILTGGTVIRDEVGLALDKAGKEVLGHASKVVLTKDTTTIVGDGSTQEAVNKRVAQIRNLIEAAEQDYEKEKLNERIAKLSGGVAVIQVGAQTETELKEKKLRVEDALNATKAAVEEGIVVGGGCTLLRLASKVDAIKDSFDNDEEKVGADIVKRALSYPLKLIAKNAGVNGSVVSEKVLSSDNPRFGYNAATGKYEDLMAAGIIDPTKVVRCCLEHASSVAKTFLMSDCVVVEIKEPEPAPLANPMDNSGYGY, via the exons ATGGCGTCAAGCTTTACTGCTATGTCCTCAGTTGGATCCCTGGTTGCTCCTAGTGTGGATAAGAAGCTTGCATCTACTTCAAACAGGTTGTCATCTTTTGCCTCCATCTCTGCAACCTCATTAGATAGAAGGCACAATGTAGTTTTACGGAAATCGCGTACTCTCAAAGTTTCTGCCATGGCCAAGGAGTTGCATTTCAACAAGGATGGGTCAGCAATCAAAAAATTGCAA ACTGGTGTCAACAAACTGGCTGATCTAGTTGGGGTTACCCTTGGACCTAAAGGACGGAATGTTGTTCTTGAGAGCAAGTATGGCTCCCCAAAAATTGTGAATGATGGTGTCACTGTTGCTAAAGAG gTTGAATTGGAGGATCCAGTTGAGAACATTGGTGCCAAGTTGGTGAGACAGGCAGCCGCCAAGACGAATGACTTGGCTGGTGATGGGACCACTACATCAGTTGTTCTTGCTCAAGGCCTTATTGCTGAAGGTGTCAAG GTTGTTGCTGCTGGAGCAAACCCTGTATTGATCACTAGAGGTATTGAGAAGACCTCAAAGGCTCTAGTTGCCGAGCTTAAGTTAATGTCAAAAGAG GTTGAAGACAGTGAGCTTGCAGATGTAGCAGCTGTTAGTGCAGGCAACAACCATGAAGTAGGGAAGATGATAGCTGAAGCCATGAGTAAAGTGGGTCGTAAGGGAGTGGTAACTCTTGAAGAGGGAAAAAGTGCTGATAACCACCTCTATGTGGTTGAGGGAATGCAATTTGATCGAGGTTATATCTCACCTTATTTTGTAACGGACAGTGAAAAAATGGCAGTTGAATTTGAGGGCTGCAAG TTGCTTCtcgttgataaaaaaataacaaatgcAAGGGATCTCATTAATGTTTTGGAAGATGCAATCAGAGGTGGATACCCAATTCTTATCATTGCTGAAGACATCGAGCAGGAGGCTCTGGCAACTCTAGTTGTTAATAAGCTTAGGGGCTCATTGAAGATTGCTGCTCTGAAAGCTCCTGGTTTTGGAGAGCGCAAGAGCCAGTATCTTGATGACATTGCAATTTTAACTGGAG GAACTGTTATCCGAGATGAGGTAGGGCTTGCATTAGACAAAGCTGGGAAAGAGGTCCTAGGCCATGCTTCTAAAGTAGTACTTACCAAGGATACTACTACAATTGTTGGCGATGGAAGCACCCAAGAAGCAGTAAACAAGAGAGTTGCACAAATTAGAAATCTCATCGAG GCTGCTGAACAAGACTATGAGAAGGAAAAACTCAATGAGAGAATTGCAAAACTATCAGGTGGTGTTGCTGTGATACAG GTTGGAGCACAAACAGAGACGGAGCTTAAAGAAAAGAAGTTGAGAGTTGAAGATGCTCTTAATGCAACAAAG GCAGCTGTAGAGGAAGGTATTGTGGTTGGCGGTGGGTGCACCTTGTTGAGACTTGCATCAAAGGTGGATGCCATTAAAGATAGCTTTGATAATGATGAGGAAAAG GTTGGAGCAGACATTGTGAAGAGAGCTCTTAGCTATCCACTGAAGCTAATTGCCAAGAATGCAGGAGTTAATGGAAGTGTGGTTAGTGAGAAG GTGCTCTCCAGCGACAATCCAAGATTTGGCTACAATGCTGCCACTGGGAAATATGAAGATCTAATGGCTGCTGGTATTATTGATCCAACTAAG GTGGTTAGATGTTGTCTGGAGCATGCATCATCAGTAGCCAAGACGTTCTTGATGTCCGACTGTGTAGTTGTTGAGATCAAGGAGCCAGAACCAGCGCCTCTAGCCAATCCAATGGATAACTCAG GATATGGATACTAA